Proteins from a single region of Chloroherpeton thalassium ATCC 35110:
- a CDS encoding BamA/OMP85 family outer membrane protein codes for MPIFQQIQAFPSDEFQAALLRLTHIYNELGFYDFRIDSIQCSYVEKETCYLVLYLHEGEKYCLSTISFLGVPESEKATLQQQLNIREGDVFSSTKVEDEIQELLEVYEQNGKPFAKIYPQVEESIHETQAHGLFKKVHLTFVIDEGPWVEITGYSIQGLERTDETVVTREFNIAQGENFNVEKFNSIQRNVEQLGFFESVSQPELITLSEKKLAPSDTVSGIICLSVKEGNPNVFDGIIGYQPEEDESSGYFTGYINIILRNMFGSGRKLQLEWSKQSEETQEVTMQYHEPWFLNIPLALTFKLHQLKQDSSYSQMELGLSASYEISEDLYITGTITRNAITPIVESESQTADVLESQTITAGFGILYDTRDFVQNPTSGIKFSNEYQFGSKHISSPDSVLEDYDVKRDISQKQVILDFEAYFQTFQRQVLATALHGKALIAEEIELGDLYRFGGSKDLRGYREEQFAASQLIYTNLEYRFLLSRTTFAFLFFDAGYYYKPKNPLDNESESFDAYKTAFGLGTRLNSPLGIISVSYALGENTSILNGFVHFGLINEF; via the coding sequence ATGCCAATTTTTCAGCAAATTCAAGCTTTCCCCTCCGATGAATTCCAAGCAGCGCTGTTGCGATTAACACATATTTATAACGAATTAGGATTCTACGACTTCCGTATCGACAGCATTCAGTGCTCTTATGTTGAAAAGGAGACCTGCTATTTGGTGCTTTACTTGCATGAAGGAGAAAAATACTGCCTATCAACGATTTCGTTTTTAGGCGTCCCTGAGTCTGAAAAGGCAACCTTGCAACAGCAGTTAAATATACGTGAAGGCGATGTTTTTAGCAGCACCAAAGTTGAGGATGAAATTCAGGAACTTTTAGAAGTTTATGAACAAAATGGTAAACCATTTGCAAAAATTTATCCTCAAGTGGAAGAATCTATCCACGAAACCCAGGCGCATGGCCTGTTCAAAAAAGTTCATTTAACATTTGTCATCGACGAAGGCCCTTGGGTTGAAATTACAGGCTATTCGATTCAAGGCTTGGAACGAACCGATGAGACTGTCGTTACTCGCGAGTTCAACATCGCGCAAGGGGAAAATTTTAATGTGGAAAAGTTTAACAGCATTCAGCGCAATGTAGAACAACTGGGATTTTTCGAGTCGGTCTCTCAACCGGAGTTAATCACCCTTTCGGAAAAAAAACTTGCACCATCCGATACCGTTTCTGGAATTATCTGCCTTTCTGTCAAAGAGGGCAATCCGAATGTTTTTGACGGCATCATTGGCTATCAACCGGAAGAGGATGAAAGCAGTGGCTATTTCACCGGCTACATCAATATTATTTTGCGCAATATGTTTGGCTCTGGCCGAAAATTGCAACTCGAATGGAGTAAACAAAGTGAGGAAACGCAGGAAGTTACGATGCAATATCACGAGCCGTGGTTTTTAAACATTCCATTAGCCCTTACGTTCAAGCTTCATCAACTCAAGCAAGATAGTTCCTACTCCCAAATGGAGCTGGGCCTTAGCGCATCTTATGAAATCTCAGAAGATCTTTACATCACCGGAACGATCACGCGCAACGCCATCACGCCCATTGTTGAATCGGAATCGCAAACGGCAGATGTGCTCGAAAGCCAAACCATTACGGCAGGATTTGGCATTCTATACGACACGCGCGACTTCGTCCAAAATCCCACTTCAGGCATCAAATTCAGCAATGAATATCAATTTGGTTCTAAGCATATTTCATCTCCCGATTCCGTTCTGGAAGATTATGATGTAAAAAGAGATATTAGCCAAAAACAAGTGATTCTCGATTTTGAAGCCTATTTTCAAACTTTCCAGCGCCAAGTGCTCGCTACCGCGCTGCACGGCAAGGCGCTGATCGCAGAAGAAATTGAACTGGGCGATTTGTATCGCTTCGGGGGTTCAAAAGATTTGCGAGGTTACCGCGAAGAACAATTTGCAGCCTCACAACTTATCTACACCAACTTGGAATATCGATTCTTGCTTTCCAGAACCACCTTCGCCTTTCTCTTTTTCGATGCTGGCTATTACTACAAACCGAAAAACCCACTTGATAACGAATCAGAAAGTTTCGATGCCTACAAAACGGCTTTCGGGTTAGGCACTCGCTTGAACTCACCGTTAGGAATCATCAGCGTGAGCTACGCACTTGGCGAAAACACCTCGATTCTTAACGGGTTTGTGCACTTCGGGCTCATCAATGAATTTTAA
- a CDS encoding tetratricopeptide repeat protein, translating into MDFLTTRRNAFSSRRFKFHLSGKRLRGLLILAALLLQTGVGAPAGFAQDYSKIISAFQNSYLHEAAGDLSAAITDLKNAYDEDSYEINLRLGWLSYSLGLFSDAQSYYNKAILLKPFGVEARFGIVLPQSAMGNWTSVISQYEKILEIMPNNSTAMHRLGLIYYGKNEYAKAERYFEKVVNLYPFDYDALVMLAWTNYRLKKYREAKILFNKALMNTPSGVSAMEGQELMK; encoded by the coding sequence ATGGACTTTTTAACGACACGACGCAACGCATTTTCATCCCGTCGTTTCAAATTTCATTTATCGGGAAAAAGACTTCGCGGGCTGCTGATTTTGGCCGCTTTGCTTCTGCAAACAGGCGTTGGCGCACCGGCAGGGTTTGCGCAAGATTATTCGAAAATCATTTCGGCGTTTCAAAACAGCTACCTGCACGAGGCGGCGGGCGACCTTTCGGCGGCGATTACGGATTTAAAAAATGCGTATGACGAGGATTCGTATGAAATCAATTTGCGCTTGGGCTGGCTCAGTTATTCGTTAGGTTTGTTCAGCGACGCGCAAAGTTATTATAACAAGGCGATTTTGCTAAAGCCGTTTGGCGTTGAGGCGCGATTCGGAATCGTGTTGCCGCAATCGGCGATGGGCAATTGGACGTCGGTCATTTCGCAATATGAAAAAATCTTGGAAATCATGCCGAACAACTCCACCGCAATGCACCGGCTCGGGCTGATTTACTACGGCAAAAACGAGTACGCAAAAGCCGAGCGATATTTTGAAAAAGTCGTCAATCTGTATCCGTTCGACTACGACGCGCTCGTCATGCTGGCTTGGACGAATTACCGGCTGAAAAAATATCGTGAGGCCAAAATCCTTTTCAACAAAGCCTTGATGAACACGCCAAGCGGGGTTTCCGCAATGGAAGGGCAAGAGTTGATGAAGTAA
- a CDS encoding AAA domain-containing protein produces MQAAGAYGTPNPALDAPILKRLQEAGSAVERLGKQLSGFKDWDEHTTDPDALHVLHTLGRRTRATVGRLADDVHISTEIRSKIKALLHHGNDLLAGEASVGRAAEDFLNAHRAFQETTQAFEETAGQSVADYFSEHDNFLQAVYETAADIAKRHEDLHAWCGWRRRRSEALNMELSPLIEAIESGRIPTDEIDATFEAAYCTWWTSRIIGEDEVLRTFSGPEHVAAIEKFREVDDTFQKLTADYIVAKLSAKLPNADDVKRNSSWGILRRELQKKMRHKPVRQLVQEIPDVLTTLTPCLMMSPLSVAQYLPPEQELFDVVIFDEASQITVWDAVGALARGRQAIVAGDPKQMPPTNFFARTDDNPDDDIDTEGDLESILDEMLGASIPQRTLNLHYRSRKESLIAFSNSRYYDNALTTFPAPVHSDRAVGLVCPNGFYERGKARHNEGEAKAIVSEILRRLTHENDDVRKLSIGVVTFSTEQQSLIWNLLDEARSQNPDIEWAFSSDSSIEPVFVKNLETVQGDERDVILFSVTYGPDDKGHVTMNFGPLNRNGGERRLNVAMTRARSEMIVFSTLTPDRIDLSRTQSRAVADLKHFLEYAERGPMALGSAGHHPKDDFGAPFESAVAQALRDNGWDVHPKIGVSAYRIDLGIVHPDDPNIYLAGVECDGAMYRSSSFAQERDKIRRSVLEGLGWTLFRVWSPDWRSNRRKASELLHNELTRHLETDRLTREKTGSNSK; encoded by the coding sequence ATGCAAGCCGCAGGGGCATACGGCACACCGAATCCGGCTCTCGATGCACCGATTTTAAAGCGGTTGCAAGAAGCCGGTTCTGCCGTTGAACGTTTGGGCAAGCAGCTTTCGGGGTTCAAGGATTGGGACGAGCATACGACCGACCCCGATGCCCTGCACGTTTTGCATACGCTCGGACGCCGAACGAGGGCAACGGTCGGTCGCTTGGCCGACGATGTGCACATATCGACCGAGATTCGCAGCAAGATAAAAGCTTTGCTACATCACGGCAACGACCTTTTGGCCGGCGAGGCATCCGTCGGGCGTGCGGCTGAAGATTTTTTGAATGCCCATCGTGCGTTTCAAGAAACGACCCAAGCGTTTGAGGAAACGGCAGGTCAGTCGGTGGCAGACTATTTTTCGGAACATGACAATTTTCTACAAGCCGTTTACGAAACGGCTGCCGACATTGCCAAGCGCCATGAGGATTTACACGCTTGGTGCGGATGGCGCCGCCGCCGATCGGAGGCGCTCAATATGGAACTCTCCCCGTTAATCGAAGCGATCGAATCCGGTCGCATCCCGACGGATGAAATTGACGCGACGTTTGAAGCGGCATATTGCACTTGGTGGACAAGTAGGATCATCGGCGAAGACGAGGTATTGCGAACCTTTTCCGGGCCGGAACATGTGGCGGCGATAGAAAAATTCAGGGAGGTCGACGATACATTCCAAAAGCTCACGGCGGACTACATTGTCGCCAAGCTATCGGCGAAACTGCCGAATGCCGACGATGTAAAACGAAATTCGTCTTGGGGTATCTTGCGCCGCGAGCTTCAAAAAAAGATGCGGCATAAACCGGTTCGCCAATTGGTTCAAGAAATTCCCGATGTGTTGACGACGCTGACCCCGTGCCTGATGATGTCGCCGCTTTCCGTCGCCCAATATTTGCCGCCCGAACAAGAACTTTTCGACGTGGTTATATTTGACGAAGCCTCACAAATCACCGTTTGGGACGCCGTCGGTGCATTGGCGCGTGGCCGTCAAGCCATTGTTGCCGGCGACCCCAAACAAATGCCGCCGACGAATTTCTTTGCGCGGACGGATGACAATCCCGACGACGATATCGATACGGAAGGCGATTTGGAAAGCATTTTAGATGAAATGTTAGGGGCAAGCATTCCGCAGCGAACGCTTAACCTGCATTATCGCTCTCGTAAGGAAAGCCTTATCGCTTTTTCCAACAGCCGTTATTATGACAATGCGCTCACGACGTTTCCCGCTCCCGTACATAGCGATCGCGCTGTCGGCTTGGTTTGCCCTAACGGTTTTTATGAGAGAGGCAAGGCAAGGCATAACGAAGGCGAAGCAAAAGCCATCGTATCGGAAATTTTGCGTCGTCTTACCCATGAAAACGACGACGTTCGCAAACTGTCCATCGGCGTGGTTACCTTCAGCACCGAACAGCAATCGCTTATTTGGAATTTACTCGATGAGGCGCGTTCCCAAAATCCGGATATCGAATGGGCGTTTTCTTCGGATAGCTCGATTGAGCCGGTATTTGTGAAGAATCTCGAGACGGTACAAGGAGACGAGCGGGATGTGATTTTATTTAGCGTGACATACGGGCCGGACGATAAGGGACATGTTACCATGAATTTCGGCCCGTTAAACCGTAACGGCGGAGAACGGCGTTTGAACGTGGCCATGACACGCGCTCGCTCGGAAATGATAGTATTTTCGACACTCACGCCCGACCGTATTGATTTATCCCGAACGCAATCGCGTGCCGTCGCAGACCTCAAGCATTTTCTTGAATATGCCGAGCGCGGCCCGATGGCGTTAGGGTCGGCAGGTCATCACCCGAAAGATGACTTCGGCGCCCCGTTCGAATCGGCGGTTGCACAGGCATTGCGCGATAACGGGTGGGATGTCCATCCGAAAATCGGCGTCTCTGCTTACCGAATCGACTTAGGAATCGTGCATCCCGATGATCCGAACATTTACCTTGCGGGAGTTGAGTGCGACGGCGCCATGTATCGCAGTTCCTCATTTGCACAGGAACGCGACAAAATTCGGCGTTCCGTTTTGGAAGGTCTCGGCTGGACACTATTTCGTGTTTGGTCGCCCGACTGGAGGAGCAACCGCCGCAAAGCGTCGGAATTGCTTCACAACGAACTGACTCGCCATCTGGAAACGGACAGACTGACGCGGGAAAAAACAGGTTCAAATTCAAAGTAA
- a CDS encoding tetratricopeptide repeat protein, with translation MKFFLTIFLLIFSLEAAFAQQAPSFVETDKATYQAYVKGEWGKVICLGTAAIERGTDYFYLRMRIAYAYFMKAQYRKAAGHYEHALALNEGDPIALEYLYYSYLYAGRAADARCLSGRFPESLKKSMKLNDKSEVVSAGLNITYASGSNDELKNEILATAPTEQDGFQSLPVSWVNYQATLAHRLGDHVLLGHSVSLLYKDIYSVDAADGAATLSDARTIRQFNYNLSANMTFSEGFTFAPLISYINYSVPVASDSATGVGQGRQSAQSMSFSEHSFGLRASLELGLFRASLAGARSNFFEGEQTLGALALSVFPSGNLNLYYTASAYLNRQSKDGASESQFVHKHEIGLKVAEHLWLEVLAMQGDFTNLYDPFSEISYNSPERYRTIAGLTLVVPFFEVGITGFLGYRYIRSESIFIPYENASDITNRTPFNFQSITGGITWTF, from the coding sequence ATGAAATTTTTCCTAACGATTTTTTTGCTGATTTTCTCGCTTGAAGCGGCCTTCGCGCAGCAAGCGCCGTCTTTTGTCGAAACCGATAAAGCGACCTATCAAGCGTATGTGAAGGGCGAATGGGGAAAAGTCATTTGCCTCGGGACGGCGGCCATCGAACGCGGCACGGATTATTTTTACCTGCGAATGCGCATCGCTTATGCGTATTTCATGAAAGCGCAATACCGCAAGGCCGCCGGCCATTACGAACACGCGCTTGCCTTGAACGAAGGCGACCCCATCGCGCTCGAATATCTTTATTACAGTTATCTTTATGCCGGACGCGCCGCCGACGCCCGTTGCCTGAGCGGTCGTTTCCCCGAATCGCTCAAAAAATCCATGAAGCTGAACGATAAAAGCGAGGTGGTTTCAGCAGGCTTAAACATCACCTACGCGAGCGGTTCAAACGACGAGTTGAAAAACGAAATTTTGGCAACCGCACCGACGGAGCAAGACGGCTTTCAATCGCTGCCCGTATCGTGGGTAAATTATCAAGCGACGCTGGCGCACCGGCTCGGCGACCATGTGCTTCTCGGGCATTCCGTCTCGCTGCTGTATAAGGATATTTATTCGGTGGATGCGGCGGACGGCGCGGCGACGCTTTCGGACGCGCGAACGATTCGCCAATTCAATTACAACCTGAGCGCGAACATGACTTTTTCCGAAGGCTTCACTTTCGCGCCGCTTATCTCTTATATTAATTATAGCGTACCGGTCGCTTCGGACAGCGCCACGGGCGTCGGGCAAGGCCGGCAATCGGCTCAAAGCATGTCGTTTTCGGAACATTCGTTCGGGCTTCGCGCAAGTTTGGAACTCGGCCTGTTCCGAGCGTCGCTGGCGGGCGCGAGGTCGAATTTTTTTGAAGGCGAGCAAACGCTCGGGGCGCTTGCGCTCAGCGTGTTTCCGTCGGGCAATTTGAATTTGTATTACACCGCGAGCGCGTATTTGAATCGCCAAAGCAAAGACGGCGCGAGCGAATCGCAATTTGTGCATAAGCACGAGATCGGGCTAAAAGTCGCCGAGCATTTGTGGCTGGAAGTCCTTGCCATGCAGGGCGATTTCACGAACCTTTACGACCCGTTTTCGGAAATCAGCTACAACAGCCCCGAACGCTACCGAACGATTGCCGGGCTAACCCTCGTCGTTCCGTTTTTCGAGGTCGGCATCACGGGCTTTCTCGGCTATCGCTATATTCGCTCCGAATCGATTTTTATTCCTTATGAAAACGCATCCGACATCACCAATCGGACACCGTTTAATTTTCAATCCATTACGGGAGGCATCACATGGACTTTTTAA
- a CDS encoding DUF3124 domain-containing protein yields MKNIIGIILVALLFYSCKPKEEVTSIKLPNWESRKAAITKMDSLAQGKSYLPVYSHIYHRFEDRTFDLTITVSIRNTSLTDSIYILKADYFNTAGDRIRQYLQNPVYLKPMETIEIIIEENDTEGGSGANFVFDWASKSAQNLPLFEAVMISTSGQQGLSFSTRGIEVHN; encoded by the coding sequence ATGAAAAACATCATTGGAATCATTCTGGTTGCGCTTCTTTTCTATTCTTGCAAGCCAAAGGAAGAAGTCACGTCTATCAAGCTTCCAAATTGGGAAAGTCGGAAAGCTGCTATCACAAAAATGGATAGCCTGGCACAAGGAAAATCGTACTTGCCCGTATACTCGCACATTTATCATCGTTTTGAAGATAGAACCTTTGACCTAACAATTACCGTTAGCATCCGCAACACATCACTCACAGACTCCATTTACATTTTAAAAGCCGATTATTTTAACACGGCTGGAGATAGAATTCGGCAGTACTTGCAAAACCCTGTCTATCTAAAACCCATGGAAACCATTGAAATTATTATCGAAGAAAACGATACAGAAGGCGGTTCAGGGGCAAATTTTGTATTTGATTGGGCCTCAAAAAGCGCTCAAAATCTGCCTTTGTTTGAAGCCGTCATGATTTCAACAAGTGGCCAGCAAGGCTTGTCATTCTCTACAAGAGGCATAGAAGTCCACAACTAA
- a CDS encoding M16 family metallopeptidase, producing the protein MNLTDSVAQDCSLDEPLPVDKNVTIGKLENGLTYIIRKNTRPENRADLRLVVNAGSVLENEQEQGLAHFVEHMSFNGTTHYEKQELVNFLESVGVRFGADLNAYTGFDETVYMLQIPTDSAGLLTTGLDILKEWAHEVSFDGEEIEKERGVIIEEWRSGRGADTRIRDKQFPVIFHNSQYAKRLPIGQKAILDTFQHATLRNFYKKWYRSDMMAVIAVGDFEPKKVESEIREIFSKIPARANVIRRPSYPVPDHKETLIAIATDPEASSSQVAIYHKKAIEEEKTLRDYRKTIVQSLAENMLNQRLDELAKRPTPPYIFGYGYYGSLVRTKDVFALSASVGDTGIAFGLQSLLLEAKRIREFGFSASELLREKKSLLKNIETLYKERDKSESEGFVREYTRHFLTNEPIPGLENEYEYYKQFVPEISLDEVNRLIKEWLKPENRVILVSAPEKESVEIPTEADIRALLRKAETMKVDAYVDNASEEPLLSEADLPEAGKVVSEAKNETLGTVEWILSNGVRVVLKPTDFKNDEILMSAYSKGGTSLVPDSSYIAAVTASSIVRLSGLGQFDAVQLEKKLSGKRVSINPYISELEEGIGGFSTPDDLETLFKLCYLNFTAPRTDTSAFRSYITRFRGLLENRSRQPETAFFDTLQVTLAQHHFRQRVWTSQMFREFSLEKSIQIYKERFRNAGDFTFFFVGNFSPDSLKPLVLKYLGALPASDEKETWRDNGIRLPKKSLHKIVQKGIEKKSRVAMIFTGDFQWSRENRYNIRSLADALEIRLREVLREEKGGTYWIRVSASPEHFPKDAFTFEISFGCNPERVAELLASAKAEIKKVQAEGLDSIYVGKVKESQRRSYETSLKENSFWLSSLEFYDFHGEDENEILKYLSLVESLSAAKIQAAAKKHIDFDRCVEVVLEPESQPED; encoded by the coding sequence TTGAACCTCACAGATTCGGTGGCACAAGACTGTTCGCTTGACGAGCCGCTTCCGGTGGATAAAAACGTCACCATTGGCAAGCTCGAAAATGGGCTGACTTACATCATCAGGAAAAATACCCGACCGGAAAATCGTGCCGATTTGCGCTTGGTTGTTAATGCGGGTTCGGTGTTGGAAAATGAGCAAGAGCAAGGGCTGGCGCATTTTGTGGAGCACATGTCCTTTAACGGCACAACGCATTACGAAAAACAGGAATTGGTGAATTTTCTGGAGTCCGTCGGGGTACGCTTCGGCGCAGACCTGAACGCCTACACCGGCTTTGACGAAACCGTTTATATGCTCCAAATTCCCACCGACAGCGCGGGCTTGCTCACGACCGGATTAGACATTCTCAAAGAATGGGCGCATGAAGTCAGTTTTGACGGAGAAGAGATTGAAAAAGAACGCGGCGTGATTATTGAAGAATGGCGAAGCGGCAGAGGCGCTGACACGCGAATTCGCGATAAGCAGTTTCCGGTGATTTTCCACAACTCGCAATACGCCAAGCGCTTGCCAATCGGTCAAAAAGCCATTTTGGATACGTTTCAACATGCTACGCTGCGAAATTTCTATAAAAAATGGTATAGGTCAGACATGATGGCGGTCATTGCTGTCGGCGATTTTGAGCCGAAAAAAGTCGAATCAGAAATTCGTGAGATTTTTTCCAAAATTCCAGCGCGTGCAAATGTGATTCGTCGCCCGTCGTATCCCGTTCCCGACCACAAAGAAACGCTCATCGCAATTGCAACCGACCCGGAAGCGTCATCCAGCCAAGTGGCGATTTATCATAAAAAGGCAATAGAGGAAGAGAAAACATTGCGGGATTATCGGAAAACCATTGTGCAAAGCCTTGCCGAAAATATGCTGAACCAGCGTTTGGACGAGCTCGCGAAGCGTCCCACACCGCCTTACATTTTCGGTTATGGGTATTACGGCAGTTTGGTTCGCACAAAGGATGTTTTTGCGCTCTCGGCTTCGGTCGGCGACACGGGCATCGCGTTTGGGTTGCAATCGCTTTTGCTGGAGGCAAAGCGCATTCGGGAATTCGGTTTTTCCGCGTCCGAGCTTTTGCGCGAGAAAAAATCGCTTTTGAAAAATATTGAAACGCTTTATAAAGAGCGCGATAAATCCGAGTCGGAGGGATTCGTGCGTGAATACACGCGGCACTTTTTGACGAATGAGCCGATTCCTGGTTTGGAAAATGAATATGAATATTACAAGCAATTTGTTCCTGAAATCTCGCTTGATGAAGTGAATCGATTGATAAAAGAATGGCTCAAACCCGAAAATCGCGTGATTCTCGTGAGTGCGCCAGAAAAAGAATCAGTTGAAATTCCAACGGAGGCTGACATTCGAGCGTTGCTCCGAAAAGCTGAAACAATGAAGGTTGACGCCTATGTCGATAATGCTTCCGAAGAGCCCTTACTTTCGGAGGCGGATTTGCCGGAAGCTGGAAAAGTGGTTTCGGAGGCGAAAAACGAAACGCTTGGTACGGTTGAGTGGATATTGTCCAACGGCGTGCGTGTGGTGCTGAAGCCAACAGATTTCAAAAATGACGAAATTCTAATGTCGGCTTATAGCAAAGGTGGTACTTCGCTTGTTCCTGATTCCTCATACATTGCAGCCGTAACGGCGTCTTCCATCGTCCGTTTGAGCGGGCTTGGCCAATTTGATGCGGTGCAACTTGAGAAGAAGCTTTCAGGGAAACGCGTTTCTATAAATCCTTATATTAGTGAGCTTGAGGAGGGTATCGGCGGTTTTTCTACACCAGATGATTTGGAAACGCTTTTCAAGTTGTGCTATCTAAATTTTACCGCGCCAAGAACGGATACAAGCGCGTTTCGTTCATATATCACGCGTTTCCGCGGGCTGCTGGAAAATCGCAGCCGCCAGCCGGAAACCGCATTTTTCGACACGCTGCAAGTCACGCTTGCGCAGCATCATTTCCGTCAGCGCGTTTGGACGAGCCAGATGTTTCGCGAATTTAGCCTTGAAAAATCCATCCAAATTTACAAAGAGCGTTTCCGAAATGCGGGCGATTTCACCTTTTTCTTTGTCGGAAATTTTTCGCCCGATTCGCTCAAACCGCTTGTGCTGAAATATCTCGGCGCGTTGCCCGCGTCGGATGAAAAAGAAACTTGGCGCGATAATGGCATTCGGCTGCCGAAAAAATCATTGCACAAAATTGTTCAAAAAGGGATTGAGAAAAAAAGTCGCGTCGCGATGATTTTTACAGGCGATTTTCAATGGTCGCGCGAAAATCGTTATAACATTCGCTCTTTAGCAGATGCCTTGGAAATACGGCTTCGTGAGGTTTTGCGCGAGGAAAAAGGTGGCACATATTGGATTCGGGTTTCTGCGTCGCCCGAGCATTTTCCGAAAGATGCTTTTACGTTTGAAATTAGTTTCGGCTGCAATCCTGAGCGCGTGGCGGAATTGCTCGCAAGCGCAAAAGCGGAAATTAAAAAAGTTCAGGCTGAAGGGCTGGATTCGATTTATGTTGGAAAGGTGAAGGAAAGTCAGCGCCGAAGCTACGAAACGAGCTTGAAAGAAAACTCGTTTTGGCTCTCGTCGCTTGAATTTTACGATTTTCATGGGGAAGACGAGAACGAGATTTTGAAATATTTGTCGCTTGTGGAATCGCTTTCGGCGGCGAAAATTCAAGCGGCGGCGAAAAAACATATCGACTTTGATCGATGCGTTGAAGTTGTGCTGGAGCCAGAATCGCAGCCCGAAGATTAA